In Toxotes jaculatrix isolate fToxJac2 chromosome 20, fToxJac2.pri, whole genome shotgun sequence, the following proteins share a genomic window:
- the nrn1a gene encoding neuritin — MGVTWSSKCLALFLALHIVSVLQTVLVSAGQCDSVFKGFSDCLLQLGENMANYPQDLDDRENLHKICNYWDNFHSCATTALADCQEGATDLWEKLKKESRNLDFRGSLFELCGSGNGAPRSADARGLALVLTTLPTILTWLAF, encoded by the exons ATGGGAGTAACCTGGTCCTCCAAATGCCTCGCACTCTTTCTAGCTCTTCACATAG TCTCCGTGTTGCAGACGGTGCTGGTCAGCGCTGGTCAATGTGACTCGGTGTTTAAAGGTTTCTCAGACTGTCTGCTTCAGCTGGGGGAGAACATGGCCAACTATCCCCAGGACCTGGACGACAGGGAGAACCTGCACAAGATCTGCAA TTACTGGGATAACTTCCACTCCTGTGCCACGACGGCGCTGGCCGACTGCCAGGAGGGAGCGACGGACCTCTGGGAGAAACTGAAAAAGGAGTCTCGCAACCTGGATTTCCGTGGGAGTTTGTTTGAACTCTGTGGCAGCGGCAATGGAGCCCCCAGATCTGCCGACGCCAGGGGCCTCGCCTTGGTCCTAACCACACTGCCCACCATACTGACTTGGCTGGCGTTTTAA